The Mycolicibacterium brumae DNA window CCGCCTGGCGCTGCAGACCCGTGAGCAGCACATTCGCCGGGACAAGGCGACCAGCAATATCTGCACCGCCCAGGCGCTGCTGGCCGTGCTGGCCGCCATGTACGCCGCCTACCACGGCCCCGACGGCCTGACGGCGATCGCCCGCCGGGTGCACTCCCACGCCGCTCGGATCGCCGACGCCCTGGGTGCGGCGTCGGTCAACGAGCGGTTCTTCGACACCGTCACCGCCGTGGTCCCGGGCCGCGCCGGCGCCGTCGTCGCGGCGGCCAAGACCGCCGGGATCAACCTGTGGCGCGTCGACGACGATACGGTGTCGGTGTCCTGCGACGAGGCCACCACCGACGAGCACGTCGCCGCCGTGCTGGAGGCATTCGGCGTGGCCGCCGCGGCCCCCTCGGGCATCGACCGCCTGGGCGCGCCGCGGAGCACGGAGTTCCTCACCCACCCGGCGTTCCACGCGCACCGCACCGAGACCGAGATGATGCGCTACCTGCGGGCGCTCAGCGACAAGGACCTGGCGCTGGACCGGACCATGATCCCGCTGGGATCGTGCACCATGAAGCTGAACGCGGCCGCCGAGATGGAATCCATCACCTGGCCGGAGTTCTCCCGCCAGCATCCGTTCGCGCCCGCCGCCGACACCCCGGGCCTGCGCAAACTGATCGCCGACGTCACCGACTGGCTGCGAGCCATCACCGGCTACGACGGCGTGTCCCTGCAGCCCAACGCCGGATCGCAGGGCGAGTACGCCGGGCTGCTGGCCATCCACGCCTACCACGCCGCCCGCGGCGAGGGACACCGCGACATCTGCCTGATCCCGTCGTCCGCGCACGGCACCAACGCGGCGTCGGCCGCGCTGGCCGGCATGCGCGTCGTGGTGGTGGGCTGCCGGTCCAACGGCGACGTCGACCTCGACGACCTGCGCGCCAAGATCGCCGAGCACGCCGCGAACCTGTCGGCGATCATGATCACCTACCCGTCCACCCACGGCGTCTACGAACACGACATCGAAGAGATCTGCGCGGCCGTCCACGACGCCGGCGGCCAGGTGTACGTCGACGGCGCGAACCTCAACGCGCTGGTCGGGCTGGCCAGGCCCGGCCGCTTCGGCGGCGATGTCAGCCACCTGAACCTGCACAAGACGTTCTGCATCCCGCACGGCGGCGGCGGGCCCGGCGTCGGCCCCGTCGCGGTGCGCGCGCACCTGGCGCCGTATCTGCCCGGGCACCCGCTGGCCGAGGGCCTCGGTGGCGGCGCCCCGGTCTCCGGCGCTCCGTACGGCTCGGCGTCGATCCTGCCGATCACCTGGGCCTACATCCGGATGATGGGCGCCGCCGGTCTGCGGGAAGCGAGTCTGGTGGCGATCGCGTCGGCGAACTACATCGCGCGCCGCCTCGACGAGTCCTATCCGGTGCTCTACACCGGGGAGAACGGCATGGTCGCCCACGAGTGCATCCTGGACCTGCGGCCCCTCACCAAGGCCACCGGCGTCACCGTCGACGATGTGGCGAAACGGTTGGCGGACTTCGGTTTCCACGCGCCGACCATGAGCTTCCCGGTGGCCGGAACGCTGATGGTGGAGCCCACCGAGAGCGAGAGCCGCGCCGAGGTCGACGCGTTCTGCGACGCGATGATCGCCATCCGCGCGGAGATCGACCGGGTCGGCTCCGGCGAGTGGCCGGTCGAGGACAACCCGCTGCGCGGCGCCCCGCACACCGCCGAGTGCCTACTGGTCGCGGACTGGGACCACCCGTACACCCGGGAGCAGGCCGCCTACCCGCTGGGCAAGAACTACCGGCCGAAGTTCTGGCCGCCGGTGCGCCGCATCGACGGGGCGTTCGGCGACCGGAACCTGGTGTGCTCCTGCCCGCCGGTGGAGAGTTACGCGTGACAACGAGCCGCGAGCTTGCGAGTGGCGAGGAGTCGCGCGAAAGGGCTCACGCGTGATGACGAGCCGCGAGCTTGCGAGTGGCGAGGAGTCGCGCGAAAGGGCTCACGCGTAAATCGCGCGCCGAACCCACCGGGTGCGGGCGGCGATGAGCGCCGCCAGCAGCACCCACCACGAGCACCAGAGCACCGTGCCGGCGAGATTCTCCAGTCGACGGCTCAGCTCCAGCGTGTCGTCGCCGAACATGGTGGTCAGCACCGACATGTACTCCTTACTGGGTTCGGTGCTCCAATCGGTCGAGTCGACGAATGCCGCGCCGAACAGCAGCAACGCGCACCACATGGTGACCAGTGCGCCGGCTTGAACCCGCACCAACCACGGCGGCAGGCCGGGGCGCTGCGTCAGCGCCAGGACCGCGGTGATCCCGAGCATGCCGATCAGCATGGGGCCCTGGAAGACGATGGTGAGCAGCCCGGCGCCTATCGCCCCGAACCAGGCCCGCCCGACGAGCACCCAGACCAGCAGCAGCACGCTCATCGACGGGATCAACGCGAACACCGCCTTGGTGAGCCGGTCGCAGCCCGGATTGTTGCGGGTCTGCCCGCTCAGCGACACCAGGGTGAGCAGATTCCAGGACAGCACCCCGATGACCATTCCGGCCTCGGCCAGGGTGTGGCTCAGCGGCGTGTGGTTCCGGCCGAACAGCAGTGTCAGGATCGAGTAGTGCTCGGCGCCGTCGCGATGCCCCATCCCGGCGAAGCCGACCAGCCACAGCCCCAGCCAGAGCCCGAACACCGTCGCCGATTCGGCGATCAGCACGGCGGGAGAGGGCTCGGGGCGGCGAAACGCCAGCGCCGAGGTCGGGACCAAGATGATGAGCAGCGGAATCATCGTCCAGGGAGCGACGCCGCTGGCGGCCCACGCCGCCAGCAGACACGTCACCCACACACAACTGAGCCGCATTGCCTCGGCCCAACCCCTCACCGATCCAGTATCCGACGGCGCCGGGAGGCTTCAGCGCGGCAATTCTCGCCGGCGGCTGGGCGGCGGTGAGGCGCGACGGTGTAAACCTGAGGCTATGGGTTTCAACGAGGACATCATCAGTGAGTTCCGGGACAACGACGGCATGGTCTCCACCATGGGATTCGGGTCGGACCTGGTCGTGCTGCACACGGTCGGCGCCCGCTCGGGACGGGAATTGGAGAGTCCGCTGATGGGGTTGCCGTCCGACGGCGGGATCCTCGTCGTCGGCTCGGCCGCCGGATCGCCGAAGAATCCGGCGTGGGTCTACAACCTCCGGGCGCACCCGGACATCACCGTCGAACGGCGCGGTGACGATGGGATCGTGACCGAGCAGGTCCGCGCACGCGAACTGGGCGACGACGAATGGGATTCCGCGTGGACGCGGTTCACCGACCGCTCGAAGGGCTTCGCCGAGTACACCAAGACGGCCCAGGGGCGTCGCTTCCCGATCTTCGAGTTGACCGCGACCTAGTGTCGTGAAGCGAACCCTGACACGACCCGTGCGCGCAGGTTCGCGAAAGGCCAGTTAGCGCACGTAGACCGCCGTGAGCGGCCAGTTGGCGCACGACGGCTCCATGGCGTACGCCTCGCGCAAGGTGGTCCTGGCACGATGTGTTCCTCGTCGGCCACTCGTGCAGTCGTTGGCCGCTGGCGAAGGAAAACGTGCCGTCGTTGGCCGCTCGCGGCCAGGCACCACCGTCGACGCATGCCCAAGCCGGCTGGTCCCGCCCGAGCTAACTCAGCAGCGAGTCCAGGGCCGCGGTGAACTCGGGGGAGTTCGACGACGGCGCGCCCTGGTAGGTCCCGCCGCTGATCTCGGCGACCTGCCGCCAGGTCGGCGCGTCGGGGTCATCGCCGACGTTGAGCACGTTGATCGCGACCGGGGTGGTCGGATCGACACCGCGCACCAACTCCAGCAGGCCGTCGGCGCCCAGCGACTGATCGCTGTGCGGTCCGGCGGTGATCACCAGGACCGAATTCGCCTGTCCCGGCGCGTAACC harbors:
- the gcvP gene encoding aminomethyl-transferring glycine dehydrogenase, which gives rise to MTNDSVAAFADRHIGPDAADIAEMLAVIGVSSLDELAAKALPAGILDRLGADGRAPGLDELPAPATEHEALAELRTLARANTVAVSMIGQGYYDTLTPPVLLRNIIENPAWYTSYTPYQPEISQGRLEALLNFQTMVADLTGLEVANASMLDEATAAAEAMTLMHRAARGKRHRLLVDADVFAATAAVLATRAEPLGIEIVTADLRNGFPDSPDEFFGVIVQLPGASGRITDWGPLVEAAHAGGALVAVGADLLALTLINAPGDFGADVAFGSAQRFGVPMGFGGPHAGYLAVHTSHARQLPGRLVGVSKDADGADAYRLALQTREQHIRRDKATSNICTAQALLAVLAAMYAAYHGPDGLTAIARRVHSHAARIADALGAASVNERFFDTVTAVVPGRAGAVVAAAKTAGINLWRVDDDTVSVSCDEATTDEHVAAVLEAFGVAAAAPSGIDRLGAPRSTEFLTHPAFHAHRTETEMMRYLRALSDKDLALDRTMIPLGSCTMKLNAAAEMESITWPEFSRQHPFAPAADTPGLRKLIADVTDWLRAITGYDGVSLQPNAGSQGEYAGLLAIHAYHAARGEGHRDICLIPSSAHGTNAASAALAGMRVVVVGCRSNGDVDLDDLRAKIAEHAANLSAIMITYPSTHGVYEHDIEEICAAVHDAGGQVYVDGANLNALVGLARPGRFGGDVSHLNLHKTFCIPHGGGGPGVGPVAVRAHLAPYLPGHPLAEGLGGGAPVSGAPYGSASILPITWAYIRMMGAAGLREASLVAIASANYIARRLDESYPVLYTGENGMVAHECILDLRPLTKATGVTVDDVAKRLADFGFHAPTMSFPVAGTLMVEPTESESRAEVDAFCDAMIAIRAEIDRVGSGEWPVEDNPLRGAPHTAECLLVADWDHPYTREQAAYPLGKNYRPKFWPPVRRIDGAFGDRNLVCSCPPVESYA
- a CDS encoding nitroreductase/quinone reductase family protein, translated to MGFNEDIISEFRDNDGMVSTMGFGSDLVVLHTVGARSGRELESPLMGLPSDGGILVVGSAAGSPKNPAWVYNLRAHPDITVERRGDDGIVTEQVRARELGDDEWDSAWTRFTDRSKGFAEYTKTAQGRRFPIFELTAT